In the genome of Daucus carota subsp. sativus chromosome 9, DH1 v3.0, whole genome shotgun sequence, the window tttattagtatgagTATAACCAATCACAACTTGCCACATagatttgggaaaaaattttGGGAACAAAATTTGGGATACTTAGCattttctttcaataaaatgtagtaTTCCCTTAAAAAATGAATATCTTATCATATATTTAGGAAAAATGTCATgactctgctggagatgctcaaAGTTTGACCCTGCCTATTGAAGAATTTTCGTAAGCCAAACAGCGTTTAACTGTCGGGCCATATTCGAgtttaaattatgaaatattcGAATTTGTTACACTGATAGGGCCTATGTGTGAGCTGAAATTGTGAAATATTTAAGTTTGATTTGAGAATGAATAAACTAAATTGAACTTTATCGCCTTTGTTGATATTTAGTTGAATGAATCAAAATGAGTCGAGTTTAAATCAGGCGAATATAGCAGATCCCTTTAGCCTTAAAAATTCATCCGAATAATCTTCGAAGTAGCCACTGACCACGTTTGTGAAGTGCCTCTCTTATCTAATTTGAGAAACAAAGGAGGTGGTCAAAACCGAAAGAATAATGAACCTAAATAGGCAGTTTTGTGAAGAATAAGAATAGCATATGGGTTGCCATTTGCATGTTCATGCACAACATCTCATATGTATCAAAAGAAGCCCTTAATTCTTAATCCTTCCCAAATTTCTCCTTTCTTTTTGACTTCTTAATTCTTGAACACACACTTTCAGTTTATAAGAGCGTTGAAAAAATGTAAAGCATCTCTATTATCACTGCGCCCACAAGCATATACTCCATATTGACTCTCTGTCCAATTTGCCCACTTGTCATCTAAGGACAGGAGAACCATCCTTTTGCCTTTAACCCTCCATAGTACTACAATCTTATCTTTCTCCATTACTCAAATGTCCATATAAATTCACCCAATGAACAATAGTTTTGTAACTCAAACACTCTTAACATTTGTCATGAGGAGAAAAAGAATGGTTGCTTTAGCCTTAGACTCATCTTTGAGCCTTAAGAACACCAAACACCTCCCTCAACAACCTAGGGTTGTGAAGGAAGAAATAAGTGGTCTCATCAAGGTTTATAAGGACGGGCACGTGGAACGACCTCAGGTCGTCCCATGTGCCACGAGTAATGCATTAGCCCCGGAGCTAGGCATTACCTCTCATGACATTGTCATTGACAAGTTTACGGGCATTTGGGCACGTTTTTATGTTCCGAAAGGTAATGGGGATAAGCTCCCTTTGCTTGTGTACTTCCACGGTGGGGGATTTTGTGTTGGCTCCTCTGCTTGGATTTGTTACCATGATTTTTTAGCGCGATTAGCAGCTAAAGCGGGATGCATGATCATGTCTGTTAATTACAGATTAGCTCCGGAAAATCCTCTCCCAGCAGCATATGATGATGGCCTTAAGGCTCTCATGTGGCTAAAATTGCAAGCAACATATTCAACAAGTGACCTATGGTCGAGAAAATGTGACTTCACTAAAATGTTCTTAGCTGGTGACAGTGCAGGTGCCAATATAGCCTACAATGTCGCGATACGCTTAAATTCCAGCACGTCGCTTAAAGGCCTAATACTAATCCAACCATTTTTTGGCGGTGAATTGAGAACTCACTCTGAGAAACACATGGTGCAGCCCCCTCACTCTGCCCTCACCTTGAATACTTCTGATATCTATTGGCGATTATCGTTGCCCTCAGGGTCGAACCGTGACCATCCGTGGTGCAATCCAACAGCAAATGGCACAATCAACATGAAGGCATCCAAATATTTATCAGTATCCATCATGGTATGTGTATCTGAATTCGACATACTCAAGGACAGGAGCATGGAGTTCTGTAACGCTTTGGCGAAATCGGGGACCAAAGTGGAACGCTTGATCTCCAGAGGAGTTGGACATGCATTTCAAGTTCTGAGCATGTCTCAGATTTCACAGACTCGTACAAATGAGATGATCTCTCATATCAAGGCCTTCATTAACAAATGAAGTCGATTATGATAAGTATAAGCTACAATTACTAACTAAtacctctgttctaaaagtcggtgattaaccATATtgatcaccgattaatccatgttccgTAACTCACCAAAATGATTAAATCTCTGATTAATCTCCGACTAATCATTGTTCTGTGGTTTCACCGATCAAGTCCGATTTCCGCTTTTTACGACACTGATTAATACTAGACTTtcctatactatactatacgtACCAAACAAATGTAACATGTGGATCAAGTATAGATCAAGTATCACATGATACTCCTGTAGTGTAAATGTATAACCCTTTGTATAATGTATTATAAATTAACTTGGTGCTTATTAGACTTTTTGTGCAATTGTTATACCACTGAAAAGTGTAACAATTTATAACAATGGGAGCCAACTTAAGGATATTTGCGTCGAGCTGGAGTTGAGGATAACACAACTGGTTCCGCCACTACGCTTGATAGCTCGGATAGAGATGGAGCCAACTTGTCTGCACTTGACCACATTCTTCCAGTTCCGGAATTGTGGGCAGTGCATGGTTTGTCAGTGAAGTCAAGACTCAAGAGTGGGTTAATGGGTGGATGTGCACAAACTTAAAAGTCCGATTCTGAGAGCTCAGGATTGATCTTTGCTACTCCAGTACCAAATCCACTAGGTGATAActtataattatacatatttgAGGTTGGTGACAGAGTACAAGCCAAGTTATCATCAGGAATATGATATTTACCGAAGGtttaatttttacttaaattGCATTCGTGGTTGGAGAAGTCTCCTCAAGTAAAGAAAAGTCACTTTCTTCTTTGGGTCCTGATTCCAACGTTTATTCCCGACCTTTTATATAACATACGGTTTTCGTCCAGACTTTTAtataacatatactccctccgtccctttttacttgtcctttttgaaaaaataacgcatcttaagaaaatgttaggtggatatcttgttttcatacatatccctaataaatgcaatgaattagatagagttgtgtatatatatatgctagtcaaacattggaagttgttacattttgaaaaaacatacaaaaagttgctttgaaaagagaagtggacaagtaatttgggacaaaaaaaattttcaaaagagacatgtaaaaagggacggagggagtaatttcttgaattttggataaaattccaCAATGTCCGACGCTTCCTAATCGTTGGAAGGGTTAAATATTCATTTCTAAAGTCTAGCTTTAAAAACCGCTACATTAACAAATACTCTGTCTAGCAGTTTAAAAAGAGCTAGAAATACTCTTCTAGCAGTTTAAAAAGCaccgaaaatatttaaaaaattattataatgttgaCCGCCAGATGATAAAATACTCACTTCAATCGTTTAGCTAAAAAATAACTGCTAAACAGACAAATACTCGTCAAGCGAATTAAAAAACACCAAAAGTGTTAAGAAAATGTTATAATCTTGACCattggatattcatccaacggccaAGATATTATATGTTCTTATATAAGAGGTCTCCCACATACACGTACGGACCCTTCTTTCACAGAAAAGGTTGACCACTTCCTAAAGAGGTTTCTGAGTGAAAATTTAAAAGTTCAGCCGAGTCTGATTCCATTTTATTCGAGACTAACCATGACCGTATATCGCTCACAGAGCTTGATGAAAATGTAGCCACCGAGTCTCAGTCAAATCAGATGAAAACAGAAGAAACCCAGGACAGCCCCCCATCCCGCACCTGCTCTGTTTTAGACCTTTCTTTGTGCAGAAATACTGACATACTGTAATGAAGTTTCTTTGGTACATGCTGTTacaagtttaa includes:
- the LOC108202146 gene encoding probable carboxylesterase 6, producing the protein MNNSFVTQTLLTFVMRRKRMVALALDSSLSLKNTKHLPQQPRVVKEEISGLIKVYKDGHVERPQVVPCATSNALAPELGITSHDIVIDKFTGIWARFYVPKGNGDKLPLLVYFHGGGFCVGSSAWICYHDFLARLAAKAGCMIMSVNYRLAPENPLPAAYDDGLKALMWLKLQATYSTSDLWSRKCDFTKMFLAGDSAGANIAYNVAIRLNSSTSLKGLILIQPFFGGELRTHSEKHMVQPPHSALTLNTSDIYWRLSLPSGSNRDHPWCNPTANGTINMKASKYLSVSIMVCVSEFDILKDRSMEFCNALAKSGTKVERLISRGVGHAFQVLSMSQISQTRTNEMISHIKAFINK